One window from the genome of Thermus sediminis encodes:
- the malQ gene encoding 4-alpha-glucanotransferase, which produces MELPRAFGLLLHPTSLPGPYGIGVLGQEAREFLRFLEAAGGRFWQVLPLGPTGYGDSPYQSFSAFAGNPYLLDLRPLAEKGYLILEDASFPQGRVDYGLLYHWKWPALKAAFQGFREKASKEEREAFQAFQEKEAWWLKDYALFMALKAHHGGLPWNQWPLPLRRREERALREAEASLSEEVAFHAWTQWLFSRDWQALKAEAEALGLFLVGDMPIFVAEDSAEVWAHPEWFHLDEEGRPTVVAGVPPDYFSETGQRWGNPLYRWDVLEREDFSFWMERLRKALEFFHLVRIDHFRGFEAYWEIPASCPTAVEGRWVKAPGERLFARIEEAFGQVPILAEDLGVITPEVEALRDRFGLPGMKVLQFAFDGGLDNPFLPHNYPPHGRVVVYTGTHDNDTTLGWYRTATPHERTLLERYLADWGLAFRSEEEVPWALMGLGMKSVARLAIYPVQDVLALGSEARMNYPGRPSGNWAWRLRPRELRPEYGERLRAMAEATGRV; this is translated from the coding sequence ATGGAGCTACCCCGCGCTTTTGGCCTTCTTCTTCACCCGACCAGCCTTCCCGGTCCCTACGGCATCGGGGTCCTGGGCCAGGAGGCCCGGGAGTTCCTTCGTTTCCTGGAGGCCGCCGGAGGGCGGTTTTGGCAGGTGCTCCCCTTAGGCCCCACGGGCTACGGGGACTCCCCCTACCAGTCCTTCAGCGCCTTCGCCGGGAACCCCTACCTCCTGGACCTGAGACCCCTGGCCGAAAAGGGCTACCTGATCCTGGAAGACGCCAGCTTTCCCCAGGGGCGGGTGGACTACGGGCTCCTCTACCACTGGAAGTGGCCCGCCCTAAAGGCGGCCTTCCAAGGCTTTAGGGAAAAGGCCTCCAAAGAGGAGCGGGAGGCCTTCCAGGCCTTCCAGGAAAAGGAGGCCTGGTGGCTCAAGGACTACGCCCTCTTCATGGCCCTGAAGGCTCACCATGGGGGGCTTCCCTGGAACCAGTGGCCCCTTCCCTTGCGGCGGCGTGAGGAGCGGGCCCTGAGGGAGGCTGAGGCGTCCCTGTCGGAGGAGGTGGCCTTCCACGCCTGGACCCAGTGGCTCTTTTCCCGAGACTGGCAGGCCCTCAAGGCGGAAGCCGAGGCCCTGGGCCTTTTCCTCGTCGGGGACATGCCCATCTTCGTCGCTGAGGACTCCGCAGAGGTCTGGGCCCACCCCGAGTGGTTTCACCTGGACGAGGAGGGGAGGCCTACGGTGGTGGCCGGGGTGCCCCCGGATTACTTCTCGGAGACGGGCCAGCGCTGGGGCAATCCCCTTTACCGCTGGGACGTTCTGGAACGGGAGGACTTTTCCTTCTGGATGGAGCGGCTCCGAAAGGCCCTGGAGTTTTTCCACCTGGTGCGCATAGACCACTTCCGGGGCTTTGAGGCCTACTGGGAGATCCCCGCCTCCTGCCCCACCGCCGTGGAAGGCCGCTGGGTGAAGGCCCCGGGGGAGAGGCTCTTCGCCAGGATAGAGGAGGCCTTCGGCCAGGTGCCCATCCTGGCGGAGGACCTGGGGGTCATCACCCCGGAGGTGGAGGCCTTGAGGGACCGTTTCGGGCTTCCGGGGATGAAGGTCCTGCAGTTCGCCTTTGACGGCGGGTTGGACAACCCCTTCCTCCCCCACAACTATCCCCCTCACGGCCGGGTGGTGGTCTACACGGGCACCCACGACAACGACACCACCCTGGGCTGGTACCGCACCGCCACCCCCCACGAGCGGACCCTTCTGGAAAGGTACCTGGCGGACTGGGGCCTCGCCTTCCGCTCCGAGGAGGAGGTCCCCTGGGCCCTCATGGGCCTGGGCATGAAGTCCGTGGCCAGGCTGGCCATCTACCCGGTCCAGGACGTCCTGGCCCTGGGCTCCGAGGCCCGGATGAACTACCCGGGGAGGCCCTCCGGGAACTGGGCCTGGAGGCTTCGCCCCAGGGAGCTTCGCCCGGAGTATGGGGAGCGCCTTCGGGCCATGGCCGAGGCCACGGGGAGGGTGTGA
- the sucD gene encoding succinate--CoA ligase subunit alpha: MILVHRETRVLVQGITGREGQFHTQQMLAYGTKIVAGVTPGKGGTEVLGVPVYDTVKEATEDHAIDASIIFVPAPAAADAALEAAHAGIPLVVLITEGIPTLDMVRAAEEIKALGVRLIGGNCPGIISAEETKLGIMPGHVFKRGKVGLISRSGTLTYEAAAALSQAGLGTTTTVGIGGDPVIGTTFKDLLPLFNEDPETEAVVLIGEIGGSDEEEAAAWVREHMKKPVVGFIGGRSAPKGKRMGHAGAIIMGNVGTPESKLKAFAEAGIPVADTIDEIVELVKKALG; the protein is encoded by the coding sequence GTGATCCTGGTCCATAGGGAAACCCGCGTCCTGGTCCAGGGGATCACCGGCCGGGAAGGGCAGTTCCACACCCAGCAGATGCTCGCCTACGGCACCAAGATCGTGGCCGGGGTCACCCCGGGCAAGGGGGGGACCGAGGTCCTGGGGGTGCCCGTGTACGACACGGTGAAAGAGGCAACTGAGGACCACGCCATTGACGCCTCCATCATCTTCGTGCCCGCCCCCGCCGCGGCGGATGCGGCCCTCGAGGCCGCCCACGCCGGCATCCCCCTCGTCGTCCTCATCACCGAGGGCATCCCCACCTTGGACATGGTGCGGGCCGCGGAGGAGATCAAGGCCCTGGGCGTGCGCCTCATCGGGGGGAACTGCCCGGGGATCATCAGCGCCGAGGAGACCAAGCTGGGCATCATGCCGGGCCACGTCTTCAAAAGGGGCAAGGTGGGCCTCATCAGCCGCTCCGGCACCCTCACCTACGAGGCCGCCGCCGCCCTCTCCCAGGCGGGCCTGGGCACCACCACCACCGTGGGGATCGGGGGCGACCCGGTGATCGGCACCACCTTCAAGGACCTCCTCCCCCTCTTCAACGAGGACCCCGAGACCGAGGCCGTGGTCCTCATCGGGGAGATCGGGGGCTCGGACGAGGAGGAGGCCGCCGCCTGGGTCAGGGAGCACATGAAGAAGCCCGTGGTGGGCTTCATCGGGGGCCGAAGCGCCCCTAAGGGGAAGCGTATGGGCCACGCCGGGGCCATCATCATGGGCAACGTGGGCACCCCGGAGTCCAAGCTAAAGGCCTTCGCCGAGGCGGGCATTCCCGTGGCGGACACCATTGACGAGATCGTGGAGCTGGTGAAGAAGGCCCTGGGCTAG
- the sucC gene encoding ADP-forming succinate--CoA ligase subunit beta, translating into MNLHEYQAKEILARYGVPVPPGRVAYTPEEAKRIAEELGKRVVVKAQVHVGGRGKAGGVKLADTPGEAYEKAQAILGMDIKGLTVKKVLVAEAVDIAKEYYAGLILDRSQKRVVLMLSKEGGVDIEEVAAERPEAIHKFWIDPHKGLRPFEAREMVKRAGLEGNLNRIAQVLVALYRAYEGVDASIAEINPLVVATDGSIVAADAKIVLDDNALFRHPDLAELREVEAEHPLEVEASNFGFAYVKLSGNIGIIGNGAGLVMYTLDLVARVGGRPANFLDIGGGAKAEVVYNALKVVLKDPDVKGIFINIFGGITRADEVAKGVIRALEEGLLTKPVVMRVAGTAEEEAKKLLEGKPVYMYPTSMEAGKAIVAIVGGAA; encoded by the coding sequence TTGAACCTGCACGAGTATCAAGCCAAGGAGATCCTCGCCCGCTACGGGGTGCCGGTGCCGCCCGGCAGGGTGGCCTACACCCCGGAGGAGGCCAAGCGGATCGCCGAGGAGCTGGGCAAGCGGGTGGTCGTCAAGGCCCAGGTGCACGTGGGGGGGCGAGGCAAGGCCGGGGGAGTCAAACTGGCGGATACCCCAGGCGAGGCCTACGAGAAGGCCCAGGCCATCTTGGGCATGGACATCAAGGGCCTCACCGTGAAGAAGGTCCTGGTGGCCGAGGCCGTGGACATCGCCAAGGAGTACTACGCCGGCCTCATCCTGGATCGCTCCCAAAAACGGGTGGTCCTCATGCTGTCCAAAGAGGGCGGGGTGGACATTGAGGAGGTAGCGGCCGAGCGCCCCGAGGCCATCCACAAGTTCTGGATTGACCCCCATAAGGGCCTGAGGCCCTTTGAGGCCCGGGAGATGGTGAAGCGGGCGGGCCTCGAGGGCAACCTGAACCGGATCGCCCAGGTCCTGGTGGCCCTTTACCGGGCCTACGAGGGGGTGGACGCCTCCATCGCCGAGATCAACCCCCTGGTGGTCGCCACCGATGGCTCCATCGTGGCCGCCGATGCCAAGATCGTCCTGGACGACAACGCCCTCTTCCGCCACCCCGACCTGGCGGAGCTCAGGGAGGTGGAGGCGGAGCACCCCCTGGAGGTGGAGGCTAGCAATTTTGGCTTCGCCTATGTGAAGCTTTCCGGCAACATCGGCATCATCGGCAACGGGGCGGGCCTTGTGATGTACACCCTGGACCTGGTGGCCCGGGTGGGGGGTAGGCCCGCCAACTTCCTGGACATCGGCGGCGGGGCCAAGGCCGAGGTGGTCTACAACGCCCTCAAGGTGGTCCTCAAGGACCCCGACGTGAAGGGCATCTTCATCAACATCTTCGGCGGCATCACCCGGGCGGACGAGGTGGCGAAGGGGGTCATCCGGGCCCTGGAGGAGGGCCTCCTCACCAAGCCCGTGGTCATGCGGGTGGCGGGCACCGCCGAGGAGGAGGCCAAGAAGCTCTTGGAGGGCAAACCCGTGTACATGTACCCCACGTCCATGGAAGCGGGCAAGGCCATCGTGGCCATAGTGGGAGGTGCGGCGTGA
- a CDS encoding PIN/TRAM domain-containing protein encodes MSGKLFFYLLFAFLGYQLAVALEGLGLLPEAAGLLPLNRIYLTLAGFLTGVLLAPRLEAYLEKRLRRLRELPPEVPVALTLGATLGLLLTVLLTTLLSDVPGFSPYHSLLLALFLVGLFAYLALGYREYLRLPPPKPEKPGGKVLDTSVLVDGRIPEVAATGFLEGPLYVPHFVLKELQHFADSQDPLKRAKGRRGLEALEKLKELLPLEVVEEAPKGESVDENLLFLARNRGASLVSNDLALLQMARIYGVKALSVQALAQALRPQLQVGDTLRILIFKEGKEPHQGVGYLEDGSMVVVDEGIRYKGQEIEVVITQAIQTQVGRLFFARPAR; translated from the coding sequence ATGAGCGGCAAGCTTTTTTTCTACCTCCTCTTCGCCTTCTTGGGCTACCAACTGGCGGTGGCCCTGGAGGGCCTGGGCCTGCTGCCTGAGGCTGCAGGCCTCCTACCTCTAAACCGAATCTATCTTACCTTGGCGGGCTTCCTCACCGGGGTCCTCCTGGCCCCTCGGCTGGAGGCATACCTGGAAAAGCGGCTTAGGAGGCTTAGGGAACTCCCCCCAGAGGTCCCCGTGGCCCTCACCCTGGGGGCCACCCTGGGCCTCCTCCTCACCGTCCTGCTCACCACCCTCCTCTCGGATGTGCCCGGCTTTTCCCCTTACCACAGTCTCCTTCTGGCCCTTTTCCTCGTGGGCCTCTTCGCCTACCTGGCCCTGGGGTACAGGGAGTACCTGCGCCTTCCTCCCCCCAAACCGGAGAAGCCCGGGGGCAAGGTCCTGGACACCAGCGTCCTGGTGGACGGCAGGATCCCCGAGGTGGCGGCCACGGGCTTCCTGGAGGGCCCCCTCTATGTGCCCCACTTCGTCCTGAAGGAGCTCCAGCACTTCGCCGACAGCCAAGACCCCCTGAAGCGGGCCAAGGGCAGGCGGGGCCTCGAGGCCCTGGAAAAGCTGAAGGAGCTCCTTCCCCTAGAGGTGGTAGAGGAGGCCCCCAAGGGGGAGAGCGTAGACGAGAATCTCCTCTTCCTGGCCCGGAACCGGGGCGCCTCCTTGGTCAGCAATGACCTGGCCCTCCTGCAGATGGCCCGCATCTACGGGGTAAAGGCTCTATCGGTCCAGGCCCTGGCCCAGGCCCTGAGGCCCCAGCTCCAGGTGGGGGATACCCTGAGGATCCTCATCTTCAAGGAGGGGAAGGAGCCCCACCAGGGGGTGGGCTACCTGGAGGACGGCTCCATGGTGGTGGTGGACGAGGGCATCCGCTACAAGGGCCAGGAGATCGAGGTGGTCATCACCCAGGCCATCCAGACCCAAGTGGGCCGCCTCTTCTTCGCTAGACCCGCCCGCTAA
- the radA gene encoding DNA repair protein RadA codes for MARTGYACVECGHRTPKPLGRCPGCGAWGSFQEVAQKPPGKEAPGRLADLLPLSQVEETGERRFSSGLGEVDRVLGGGFVPGEVVLLGGEPGVGKSTLLLEMARRMPQRVYYVAGEESPAQIKLRARRLGVRELLLVRETRLEPLLALLERAPPEALFVDSVQTIAAGGSPGSLVAVREATSAFVRFAKEQGTAVVLVGHVTKEGMVAGPKSVEHAVDATLYLETAGVYRVLRSAKNRFGPVGELGVFRMEEEGLLEVKNPSEAFLLERPLGVPGSAVALALAGERALALEVQALAAKTPFPAPRRVVQGLDPRRVDMVLAVLERRLGLPLASLDVYVNLAGGLRVADPGLDLGVALAVYSAVMGHPLPEDLAVVGEVGLLGEVRSVVGLERRLKEGERAGFRRFLHPGNTRGLAQAVEAYLG; via the coding sequence ATGGCTAGGACCGGCTACGCCTGCGTGGAGTGCGGCCACAGGACCCCCAAGCCCCTGGGGCGGTGCCCGGGGTGCGGGGCCTGGGGCAGCTTCCAGGAGGTGGCCCAAAAGCCCCCTGGGAAGGAGGCCCCAGGCCGCTTAGCGGACCTCCTCCCCCTCTCCCAGGTGGAGGAGACGGGGGAAAGGCGCTTCTCCTCCGGGCTCGGCGAGGTGGACCGGGTCTTGGGCGGGGGGTTCGTCCCGGGGGAGGTGGTCCTCCTGGGCGGGGAGCCGGGGGTGGGCAAGAGCACCCTCCTCCTCGAGATGGCCCGGCGCATGCCCCAGAGGGTCTACTACGTGGCAGGGGAGGAGTCCCCCGCCCAGATCAAGCTCCGGGCGAGGCGGCTTGGGGTGAGGGAGCTCCTCCTGGTGCGGGAGACCCGCCTCGAGCCCCTCCTCGCCCTCCTGGAACGGGCGCCCCCCGAGGCCCTCTTTGTGGACTCCGTACAGACCATTGCGGCGGGCGGGAGCCCGGGAAGCCTGGTGGCGGTGCGGGAGGCCACCTCGGCCTTTGTGCGCTTCGCCAAGGAACAGGGGACGGCCGTGGTCCTGGTGGGCCACGTGACCAAGGAGGGGATGGTAGCGGGGCCCAAGAGCGTAGAGCACGCCGTGGACGCCACCCTTTACCTGGAGACCGCCGGGGTCTACCGGGTCTTGAGGAGCGCCAAGAACCGCTTCGGCCCCGTGGGGGAGCTCGGGGTGTTCCGCATGGAGGAGGAGGGGCTTTTGGAGGTGAAAAACCCCTCGGAGGCCTTCCTCCTGGAGAGGCCTTTGGGGGTGCCGGGGAGCGCCGTCGCCCTGGCCCTGGCCGGGGAGCGGGCCCTGGCCCTCGAGGTCCAGGCCCTGGCCGCCAAGACCCCCTTCCCCGCCCCCCGGCGGGTGGTCCAGGGGTTGGACCCTAGGCGGGTGGACATGGTCCTGGCGGTGCTGGAGAGGCGGCTTGGCCTGCCCCTCGCCAGCCTGGACGTCTACGTGAACCTCGCCGGAGGGCTTAGGGTGGCGGACCCGGGGCTGGACCTGGGGGTGGCCCTGGCGGTGTATTCTGCGGTGATGGGCCACCCCTTGCCCGAGGACCTGGCGGTGGTGGGGGAGGTGGGCCTCCTGGGCGAGGTCCGGAGCGTGGTGGGCCTGGAAAGAAGGCTCAAGGAGGGGGAGCGGGCTGGCTTTAGGCGCTTCCTCCACCCCGGGAACACCCGGGGGCTAGCCCAGGCGGTGGAGGCCTATCTGGGATGA
- a CDS encoding ATP-dependent Clp protease ATP-binding subunit — translation MNRYDDRARLVFHYAREEGSRLGHSMIGPEHLLLGLMREGGTAARILQEYGASLEAMRRMVEELVGRGEGSRTGEPPAITPRARRVMELASAEARNMGAQVIGTEHILLGIIREGDGIAYRILSHFAKDVDAIRWRILAMADSREREKPVNTPFLDEYGRDLTKEAREGKLDPVIGRQEEINRVIQILARRTKNNPVLIGDPGVGKTAIVEGLAQAIVEGRVPPILRGARVVAIDLAGVVAGTKYRGEFEERLRQIIEELKNARVIAFIDELHTLIGAGGAEGTLDAANIMKPALARGEIQVIGATTTGEYHRYIEKDAALERRFQPVIVLEPSPEETLEILKGLRPRYEAHHGVVIPDEVLELSVKIGIRSLPGRNFPDKAIDLIDEAASRVRLNASLGLPVAEEEDGTPMVTREDLEAVVDSWGGIYTDDKDDAKLMHLEEELRKRVVGQEEAIRALASALRRARVGLGGRTRVAASFLFVGQSGVGKTQLAKALAEVLFGSERALVRFDMSEFQEPHSISKLIGAPPGYVGYEQGGRLTEAVRRQPFSVVLLDEIEKAHPDIYNTFLQVLDEGRLTDGMGRTVDFRRVILIMTSNTGYNVGPAVGFTSREVDTESPLKALFTPEFLDRLDEVIRFRPLTEEELVRVAELMLEEIRKELRSRDIEVTFAPEVARFVVDQAPKTGSARAIRGVIRERIEDPLSLALLKKPTGRLYVNVEDGRLGFHEVEEFLV, via the coding sequence ATGAACCGGTACGACGATCGCGCCAGGCTGGTCTTCCACTACGCAAGGGAGGAGGGGAGCCGCTTAGGCCACTCCATGATCGGCCCGGAGCACCTCCTCCTGGGCCTGATGCGCGAGGGGGGTACGGCGGCCCGCATCCTCCAGGAGTACGGGGCGAGCCTCGAGGCCATGCGCCGCATGGTAGAGGAGCTGGTGGGCCGGGGCGAGGGGAGCCGCACCGGGGAACCCCCCGCCATCACGCCCCGGGCCCGGCGGGTCATGGAGCTGGCCAGCGCCGAGGCCCGCAACATGGGGGCCCAGGTGATCGGCACCGAGCACATCCTCCTGGGCATCATCCGCGAGGGGGACGGGATCGCCTACCGCATCCTCTCCCACTTCGCCAAAGACGTGGACGCCATCCGCTGGCGCATCCTGGCCATGGCCGATAGCCGCGAGCGGGAGAAGCCCGTGAACACCCCCTTTCTGGACGAGTACGGCCGCGACCTCACCAAGGAGGCCCGGGAGGGGAAGCTGGACCCGGTGATCGGCCGCCAGGAGGAGATCAACCGGGTGATCCAGATCCTGGCCCGGCGCACCAAGAACAACCCCGTGCTCATCGGGGACCCTGGGGTGGGCAAGACGGCCATCGTGGAAGGGCTGGCCCAGGCCATCGTGGAGGGCCGGGTCCCCCCCATTCTCCGGGGGGCCCGGGTGGTGGCCATCGACCTCGCTGGGGTGGTGGCGGGCACCAAGTACCGGGGCGAGTTTGAGGAGCGCCTCCGCCAGATCATCGAGGAGCTCAAGAACGCCAGGGTCATCGCCTTCATCGACGAGCTCCACACCCTGATCGGGGCCGGGGGGGCCGAGGGCACCCTGGACGCGGCCAACATCATGAAGCCAGCCCTGGCCCGGGGAGAGATCCAGGTGATCGGGGCCACCACCACCGGGGAGTACCACCGCTACATAGAAAAGGACGCCGCCCTAGAGAGGCGCTTCCAGCCGGTGATCGTCCTCGAGCCCTCCCCGGAGGAGACCCTGGAGATCCTGAAGGGCCTCCGCCCCCGCTACGAGGCCCACCACGGGGTCGTCATCCCCGATGAGGTCCTGGAGCTTTCCGTCAAGATCGGCATCCGCTCCCTCCCCGGGCGCAACTTCCCCGATAAGGCCATCGACCTCATCGACGAGGCGGCGAGCCGCGTGCGCCTCAACGCCTCTCTGGGCCTGCCCGTGGCCGAGGAAGAGGACGGCACCCCCATGGTCACCCGGGAGGACCTCGAGGCGGTGGTAGACTCCTGGGGAGGCATCTACACGGACGACAAGGACGACGCCAAGCTCATGCACCTGGAGGAGGAGCTCAGGAAGCGGGTGGTGGGCCAGGAGGAGGCCATCCGGGCCCTGGCGAGCGCCCTAAGGCGGGCCCGGGTGGGCCTCGGGGGGAGGACCCGGGTGGCCGCTAGCTTCCTCTTCGTGGGGCAAAGCGGCGTGGGCAAGACCCAGCTGGCCAAGGCCCTGGCCGAGGTCCTCTTTGGCTCGGAAAGGGCCCTCGTCCGCTTTGACATGTCGGAGTTCCAGGAGCCCCACTCCATCTCCAAGCTAATTGGGGCCCCGCCAGGCTACGTGGGCTACGAGCAGGGGGGCCGCCTCACCGAGGCCGTGCGCCGCCAACCCTTTAGCGTGGTCCTCCTGGACGAGATTGAGAAGGCCCATCCCGACATCTACAACACCTTCCTCCAGGTTTTGGACGAGGGCCGCCTCACGGACGGCATGGGGCGGACCGTGGACTTCCGCCGGGTGATCCTCATCATGACCTCCAACACCGGCTACAACGTGGGCCCGGCCGTCGGCTTCACCTCGCGGGAGGTGGACACGGAGTCCCCCCTCAAGGCCCTTTTCACCCCCGAGTTCCTGGACCGCCTGGACGAGGTCATCCGCTTCCGCCCCCTCACCGAGGAGGAGCTGGTGCGGGTGGCCGAGCTCATGCTGGAGGAGATCCGCAAGGAACTCAGGAGCCGGGACATAGAGGTCACCTTCGCCCCCGAGGTGGCCCGCTTCGTGGTGGACCAAGCCCCCAAGACGGGGAGCGCCCGGGCCATCCGCGGGGTTATCCGGGAGCGCATTGAAGACCCCCTCTCCCTCGCCCTGCTGAAGAAGCCCACGGGCCGCCTCTACGTGAACGTGGAGGATGGGCGCCTGGGCTTCCACGAGGTGGAGGAGTTCCTGGTCTGA
- a CDS encoding glycine--tRNA ligase — protein sequence MPASTLDELVALCKRRGFIFQSAEIYGGLQGVYDYGPLGVELKNNLKQAWWRKNVYERDDMEGLDASLLTHRLILRYSGHEATFADPMLDNRESKKRYRLDHLLKEQPEEVLKRLYRAMEVEEGNLHALVQAMMAFPERAGGAMTAAGVVDPATGEAGDWTPPRYFNMMFKTYVGPVEEEAGLAYLRPETAQGIFTNFKNVLDTTSRKLPFGIAQIGKAFRNEITPRNFIFRVREFEQMEIEYFVRPGEDEGWHRYWVEERLKWWQEMGLSRENLVPYEQPPEELAHYAKATVDLLYRFPHGLEELEGIANRTDFDLGSHTKDQEELSITAKVLRNEHATQRLAYRDPDTGKWFVPYVIEPSAGVDRGVLALLAEAFTREELSDGEERIVLRLKPQLAPIKAAVIPLAKNRPEITGYAKALKARLQALGLGRILYEDTGNIGKAYRRHDEVGTPFAITVDYDTIGQSKDGTTRLKDTVTVRDRDTMEQIRLHVDELEGFLREKLRW from the coding sequence ATGCCGGCCAGCACCTTGGACGAACTGGTGGCGCTTTGCAAAAGGCGGGGGTTCATCTTCCAGAGCGCGGAGATCTACGGCGGCCTGCAAGGGGTCTACGACTACGGGCCCCTGGGGGTGGAGCTCAAGAACAACCTGAAGCAGGCCTGGTGGCGCAAAAACGTCTATGAGCGGGACGACATGGAGGGCTTGGACGCAAGCCTCCTCACCCACCGCCTGATCCTTCGCTACTCGGGGCATGAGGCCACCTTCGCCGATCCCATGTTGGACAACCGCGAAAGCAAAAAGCGCTACCGCCTGGACCACCTCCTAAAGGAGCAGCCCGAGGAGGTCCTGAAGCGCCTCTACCGGGCCATGGAGGTGGAGGAGGGGAACCTCCACGCCTTGGTCCAGGCCATGATGGCCTTCCCCGAGCGGGCCGGGGGGGCCATGACCGCGGCTGGGGTGGTGGACCCGGCCACGGGGGAGGCTGGGGATTGGACTCCGCCCCGGTACTTCAACATGATGTTCAAGACCTACGTGGGCCCGGTGGAGGAGGAGGCGGGCCTCGCCTACCTGCGCCCGGAGACGGCCCAGGGGATCTTCACCAACTTCAAGAACGTCCTGGACACCACGAGCCGCAAGCTCCCCTTCGGCATCGCCCAGATCGGCAAGGCCTTCCGCAACGAGATCACCCCCAGGAACTTCATCTTCCGGGTGCGGGAGTTTGAGCAGATGGAGATCGAGTACTTCGTGCGCCCGGGGGAGGACGAGGGCTGGCACCGCTACTGGGTGGAGGAGCGGCTTAAGTGGTGGCAGGAGATGGGCCTAAGCCGGGAAAACCTGGTGCCCTACGAGCAGCCTCCTGAGGAACTCGCCCACTACGCCAAGGCCACGGTGGACCTCCTCTACCGCTTCCCCCACGGGCTGGAGGAGCTTGAGGGCATCGCCAACCGCACGGACTTTGACCTGGGAAGCCACACCAAGGACCAGGAGGAGCTTTCCATCACCGCCAAGGTCCTCAGGAACGAGCACGCCACCCAGCGCCTGGCCTACCGCGACCCCGACACGGGGAAGTGGTTCGTCCCCTACGTGATCGAGCCCTCCGCCGGGGTGGACCGGGGGGTTCTGGCCCTCCTCGCCGAGGCCTTCACCCGGGAGGAGCTCTCCGATGGGGAGGAGCGCATCGTCCTGAGGCTAAAGCCCCAGCTTGCCCCCATCAAGGCGGCCGTCATCCCCCTGGCCAAGAACCGTCCGGAGATCACCGGCTACGCCAAGGCCCTGAAGGCCAGGCTCCAGGCCCTGGGCCTGGGGCGCATCCTCTACGAGGACACGGGCAACATCGGCAAGGCCTACCGCCGCCACGACGAGGTGGGCACCCCCTTCGCCATCACCGTGGACTACGACACTATCGGCCAGAGCAAGGACGGCACCACCCGGCTCAAGGACACGGTCACCGTGCGGGACCGGGACACCATGGAGCAGATCCGCCTCCACGTGGACGAGCTGGAGGGCTTCCTTAGGGAAAAGCTCAGGTGGTAG
- a CDS encoding aspartate-semialdehyde dehydrogenase yields MRELRVAVVGATGAVGREILKVLEARRFPLKELRLYASPRSAGVRLPFMGEEIPVEPLPEGPLGVDLVLASAGGALSKAKAPIWAEGGALVVDNSSAFRYEPWVPLVVPEVNREKIFTHRGLIANPNCTTAILAMALWPLHRAFRARRVIVATYQAASGAGAKGMEELRHEAHRFLHGEAPKAEVFPHPLPFNVIPQIDAFQENGYTREEMKVVWETHKIFGDSSIRISATAVRVPTLRAHAEAVSVEFAEPVTPEAAREVLKSAPGVELVDEPEERRYPMPLTASGKWEVEVGRVRKSLAFENGLDFFVVGDQLLKGAALNAVQIAEEWLRGP; encoded by the coding sequence ATGAGGGAGCTAAGGGTAGCCGTGGTGGGGGCCACGGGGGCCGTGGGGCGGGAGATCCTGAAGGTCCTCGAGGCCCGCCGCTTCCCCCTGAAGGAGCTTAGGCTCTACGCCTCCCCCCGCTCGGCGGGGGTGCGCCTCCCCTTCATGGGGGAGGAGATCCCCGTGGAGCCCCTTCCCGAGGGGCCTTTAGGGGTGGACCTGGTCCTGGCCAGCGCCGGGGGTGCCCTCTCCAAGGCCAAGGCCCCTATCTGGGCGGAGGGGGGGGCCTTGGTGGTGGACAACTCCAGCGCCTTCCGCTACGAGCCCTGGGTGCCCCTAGTGGTCCCCGAGGTGAACCGGGAAAAGATCTTCACCCACCGGGGCCTCATCGCCAACCCCAACTGCACCACGGCCATCCTGGCCATGGCCCTCTGGCCCCTCCACCGGGCCTTCCGGGCCAGGCGGGTCATTGTGGCCACCTACCAGGCGGCCTCGGGGGCGGGGGCCAAGGGGATGGAGGAGCTCCGCCACGAGGCCCACCGCTTCCTCCACGGGGAGGCCCCGAAGGCTGAGGTCTTCCCCCATCCCCTGCCCTTCAACGTCATCCCCCAGATCGACGCCTTCCAGGAAAACGGCTACACCCGGGAGGAGATGAAGGTGGTGTGGGAGACCCACAAGATCTTCGGGGACAGCTCCATAAGGATCAGCGCCACGGCGGTGCGGGTCCCCACCCTCCGCGCCCACGCCGAGGCGGTGAGCGTGGAGTTCGCCGAGCCCGTGACCCCGGAGGCGGCCCGGGAGGTCCTGAAAAGCGCCCCGGGCGTGGAGCTGGTGGACGAGCCCGAGGAGAGGCGCTACCCCATGCCCCTCACCGCCAGCGGCAAGTGGGAGGTGGAGGTGGGCAGGGTCCGGAAGAGCCTGGCCTTTGAGAACGGCCTGGACTTCTTCGTGGTGGGGGACCAGCTCCTCAAAGGGGCCGCCCTCAACGCCGTCCAGATCGCCGAGGAGTGGCTCAGGGGGCCTTGA